A window of the Paraburkholderia sp. ZP32-5 genome harbors these coding sequences:
- the prpR gene encoding propionate catabolism operon regulatory protein PrpR: protein MSTSLYEPPQRPRIWAFSISRLRDLFFDIAGEYVERADLRIVSHGFEDAVREIESAGAGRPDVVIAGGSNGAYLKTRVAVPVVRINPSGYDMMHALARARREGARVALVTHGDTPDEVRRFTAAYALDITFASYQSVQDAESVVLDLSDRGIDVVVGPGLVTDLAANAGMGAVFLYSRASVRTGFDTALEVAQATRRETVRRQRLDTLLQHLRDGVVALDAQGRVEVMNQRLASVLAIDPAKAVGRALLDLAPDLAGSLPDTDGDSFCTVRGASYVVHRGPLASSGATAGTVLTFQESRAVERLDRTLRSRQRVQQFTARYRLDDIVGASESIERVRALLRRYARSDATVLILGESGTGKEMVAQSMHRLSARRDFAFVAINCGAFPEALLESELFGYEEGAFTGARKGGKAGLIEVAHRGTLFLDEIGEMPLSLQSRLLRVLQEREVVRLGSTEPMRVDIRVVAATHRALTDSVAAGGFRADLYYRLNILSIALPPLRERLNDLLPLAAELLRQAAAREPRLAARVPDAATAARMLAGLSTSLRRYTWPGNVRELQNVIERIAVELADTDADGNATAFASPAHTPADTRENTSDNTAIVTRDMLRAVAPEIVEPAARAKPAALTLRERSRHVEADQIRAALAAHDGDRDAVCAALGISKTTLWRKLNAAR from the coding sequence TTGAGCACGTCCTTGTACGAACCGCCGCAACGTCCGCGCATCTGGGCGTTCTCGATCAGCCGCCTGCGCGATCTGTTCTTCGATATCGCCGGCGAATACGTCGAACGCGCCGATCTGCGCATCGTGTCGCATGGCTTCGAAGACGCGGTGCGCGAAATCGAAAGCGCGGGCGCCGGGCGCCCCGACGTCGTAATCGCCGGCGGCTCTAACGGCGCGTATCTGAAGACGCGCGTCGCGGTGCCGGTGGTGCGGATCAACCCGAGCGGCTACGACATGATGCATGCGCTCGCGCGTGCTCGCCGCGAAGGCGCGCGCGTCGCGCTCGTCACGCACGGCGACACGCCCGACGAAGTGCGCCGCTTCACCGCCGCGTACGCGCTCGACATCACGTTCGCGTCGTATCAGTCGGTGCAGGACGCGGAGAGCGTCGTGCTCGACCTGAGCGATCGCGGCATCGACGTCGTGGTCGGCCCCGGCCTCGTCACCGATCTCGCCGCGAACGCCGGCATGGGCGCGGTGTTTCTGTACTCGCGCGCGTCGGTTCGGACCGGCTTCGATACCGCGCTCGAAGTCGCGCAAGCGACACGGCGCGAAACCGTGCGACGGCAGCGGCTCGATACATTGCTGCAGCATCTGCGTGACGGCGTCGTCGCGCTCGACGCGCAAGGCCGCGTCGAAGTGATGAACCAGCGTCTCGCGAGCGTGCTTGCTATCGATCCGGCAAAAGCGGTCGGCCGCGCGCTGCTCGATCTCGCGCCGGATCTCGCCGGCAGCCTGCCCGATACCGACGGCGACAGCTTCTGCACGGTGCGCGGCGCGAGCTACGTCGTGCATCGCGGACCGCTCGCGAGCAGCGGTGCGACGGCGGGCACCGTGCTGACGTTTCAGGAATCGCGCGCGGTCGAGCGACTCGATCGCACGCTGCGCTCACGTCAGCGCGTGCAGCAGTTCACCGCGCGCTACCGGCTCGACGATATTGTCGGCGCGTCCGAGTCGATCGAACGGGTGCGCGCGCTGTTGCGGCGCTATGCGAGGTCGGATGCGACCGTGCTGATTCTCGGCGAGAGCGGGACCGGCAAGGAGATGGTTGCGCAGAGCATGCATCGGTTGAGCGCGCGGCGCGACTTCGCGTTCGTCGCGATCAATTGCGGCGCGTTTCCTGAAGCGCTGCTCGAAAGCGAATTGTTCGGCTACGAGGAAGGCGCGTTTACCGGCGCGCGCAAAGGCGGCAAGGCGGGGCTGATCGAAGTCGCGCATCGCGGCACGTTGTTTCTCGATGAAATCGGCGAGATGCCGCTGTCGTTGCAGAGCCGGCTATTGCGCGTGTTGCAGGAGCGCGAGGTCGTGCGGCTCGGTTCGACGGAGCCGATGCGCGTCGATATCCGCGTGGTCGCGGCGACGCATCGCGCGCTGACCGACAGTGTCGCGGCCGGCGGCTTTCGCGCCGATCTGTACTACCGGCTCAATATTCTCAGCATCGCGCTGCCGCCGCTGCGCGAGCGGCTAAACGATCTGTTGCCGCTCGCGGCGGAACTGTTGCGCCAGGCCGCCGCGCGCGAGCCGAGGCTGGCCGCGCGCGTGCCTGATGCCGCAACTGCCGCGCGGATGCTCGCGGGTCTCAGTACGTCGTTGCGGCGCTACACGTGGCCGGGGAATGTGCGCGAATTGCAGAACGTGATCGAGCGGATTGCGGTGGAGTTGGCGGATACCGATGCGGATGGGAATGCCACTGCGTTCGCGTCGCCGGCTCACACGCCGGCAGATACGCGGGAAAACACATCGGATAACACCGCCATCGTCACGCGCGACATGCTGCGCGCAGTCGCGCCGGAAATCGTCGAGCCCGCCGCTCGCGCGAAACCCGCCGCGCTCACGTTGCGCGAGCGCAGCCGTCATGTGGAAGCCGATCAGATTCGCGCGGCGCTCGCGGCCCACGATGGCGATCGCGACGCGGTGTGCGCCGCGCTCGGTATCAGCAAGACGACGCTGTGGCGCAAGCTGAACGCGGCGCGTTAG
- a CDS encoding phage tail protein, producing the protein MSDPYLGEIRMVGFNFAPKGWALCQGQLMPLKQNQALFALFGTFYGGDSLNTFGLPDLRGRSPVGTGTASGLQPIDLAQQGGYEGVLLQQSQMPAHTHTVQATGTSSATGQIAIPASTATASTTGANPTVATNVPAPTAVLGGALSAGHPATIYNTAAADTTLKAFDVSLGVSPPYIVNSVTGGNQPFEVRNPYLGLNFIVALAGIFPTRQQ; encoded by the coding sequence ATGTCCGATCCATATCTCGGCGAAATCCGCATGGTGGGTTTCAACTTTGCACCCAAAGGCTGGGCGCTTTGCCAGGGGCAGTTAATGCCCCTCAAGCAAAACCAGGCGCTCTTTGCGCTGTTCGGTACCTTCTATGGCGGTGACTCCCTGAACACTTTCGGTCTGCCGGACCTGCGGGGCCGCTCGCCGGTCGGTACGGGCACGGCGTCTGGACTCCAGCCAATAGATCTCGCGCAGCAGGGCGGCTACGAAGGTGTGCTGTTGCAGCAGTCGCAAATGCCCGCGCATACGCATACGGTGCAGGCCACGGGCACGTCGTCGGCCACCGGGCAGATCGCGATCCCGGCCTCGACGGCCACGGCGAGCACGACGGGTGCCAACCCGACCGTGGCGACCAATGTGCCGGCTCCGACAGCGGTGCTCGGCGGTGCATTATCGGCAGGCCATCCGGCGACGATCTACAACACCGCCGCCGCGGACACCACGCTCAAGGCGTTTGACGTTTCGTTGGGAGTCTCGCCGCCGTATATCGTCAACTCGGTCACGGGCGGCAATCAGCCGTTCGAGGTGCGTAATCCATATCTCGGCCTTAATTTTATCGTTGCTTTGGCGGGCATTTTTCCGACGCGCCAACAGTAA